The following are encoded in a window of Rosa chinensis cultivar Old Blush chromosome 4, RchiOBHm-V2, whole genome shotgun sequence genomic DNA:
- the LOC112198360 gene encoding pentatricopeptide repeat-containing protein At5g57250, mitochondrial — translation MPKLSSTLFYTKPSRALSSSSSSPRSSLPKLPPLQTLLKRGFTPTLNSIIQFLLFLSHTHRFNTVIHFFSQMESNQIKGNSQTRSILTWALLKLHKYEDAEHFMRTQMAKASNFPRNRMWDTLIQGLCINQKDPDKALLVLRDCLRKYGTFPSSFTFCSLIYRFSSMGDMSKAIEVVELMTDEKINYPFNNFVCSSVISGFCKIGKPEIAAEFFENALKSGALQPNVVVYTALVGALCKLGRVSEVCDLVCKMAKEGLAFDVVFYSSWICGYISEGSLMEVFRKKRQMVDKGIRPDTVSYTILVDGFSKLGDVEKAIGFLKKMRKGGLEPSLITYTTIMLGFCEKGKLEEAFAIYKMVKDLEIEVDEFMYATLIHGFCMRGDLDGVFRLLDEMEKKGINPSIVTYNTVINGLCKFGRTAEAEKISKGISGDTITYSTLLHGYIEEENTSGILETKRRLEEAGVFMDVVMCNILIKALFMVGAFEDAYILYKGMPEKGLTANSITYCTMIDGYCKVGRIDEALEIFDEFRRTPLSSVACYNCIINWLCKQGMVDMATEVFIELNQKSLTLDDGICKMLLKATFKQKSATGVLNLVHRVENLRPGMYDVMSNVAISFLCKRGFHESAFEVYAVMRREGSVATRKTYYSILDGLINDGKEWLTLPLLNIFLKEYGLVEPKVSQILAYHMCLKDVNDAFCFLEKIKDRPTAITLPISLFKTLMKKGKVLVAYQLFMEAEDSVPVLDAFDYSHMVDGLCKGGYISEALDLCGFAKSKGITLNIIAYNSVINGLCRQGHLVDAFRLFDSLERINLVPSEITYATLIDSLRREGFLLDAKQLFESMVLKGFKPNTHVYNSIIDGFCKIGHMEDALKLLCELDMKSLRPDEFTVTIVINGFCQKGDMEGALNFFTEFKRNGTSPDFLGFLNLIRGLCAKGRMEEARSILREMLQSQSVLELINRVDVELETESLESLLVSLCEQGSIQEAVTVLNEIASMFFPVRSSSIDRHQSHKLQKPCDSEDPKTVASKSVTSINADSGIQFSGRKKVEKVAKTCDVIGSRSQFHDFDYYYKQIASLCSIGELQKASELVKEIVSNLGKS, via the coding sequence ATGCCTAAGCTTTCCTCTACACTCTTCTACACCAAACCCAGCCGAGCCttgtcttcatcttcttcttctcctcgtaGCAGTCTTCCAAAACTCCCACCTCTTCAAACTTTACTCAAACGTGGCTTCACTCCCACTCTCAATTCCATCATccaattccttctctttctttcacaTACCCACAGATTCAACACAGTCATCCACTTCTTCTCTCAAATGGAGTCGAACCAAATCAAAGGCAACTCCCAAACTCGCTCAATTCTCACATGGGCTCTCCTTAAACTGCACAAATATGAAGATGCAGAGCATTTCATGAGGACCCAGATGGCcaaagcttcaaattttccGAGGAATCGCATGTGGGACACTCTCATTCAAGGTCTCTGTATCAACCAGAAAGACCCAGATAAGGCTTTGCTGGTATTACGGGATTGCTTGAGAAAATATGGTacctttccttcttctttcaCTTTTTGCTCGTTAATTTATAGATTTAGCTCTATGGGGGATATGAGTAAGGCAATTGAGGTTGTGGAGTTGATGACAGATGAGAAAATCAACTACCCATTTAACAATTTTGTTTGTAGTTCagtgatttctgggttttgtaaAATTGGAAAGCCAGAAATTGCTGCTGAGTTTTTTGAGAATGCCCTAAAGTCTGGAGCTTTGCAGCCTAATGTTGTGGTATACACAGCACTTGTAGGTGCTCTTTGTAAATTAGGAAGAGTTAGTGAGGTTTGTGATTTAGTTTGTAAAATGGCGAAGGAAGGATTGGCATTCGATGTTGTTTTCTATAGTAGTTGGATTTGTGGTTATATTTCAGAAGGGAGTCTAATGGAGGTGTTTCGGAAGAAGAGACAGATGGTAGATAAAGGCATAAGACCAGATACAGTTAGCTATACTATACTTGTAGATGGGTTTTCGAAGCTTGGAGATGTGGAAAAGGCAATTGGCTTTTTGAAAAAGATGAGGAAAGGTGGGCTAGAACCCAGTTTGATTACTTATACCACCATCATGTTGGGATTCTGCGAGAAAGGAAAACTGGAGGAGGCATTTGCTATTTACAAGATGGTCAAAGATTTGGAAATTGAAGTTGATGAATTTATGTATGCTACTTTAATTCACGGGTTTTGTATGAGAGGGGATCTTGATGGTGTTTTTCGTCTGCTAGATGAAATGGAAAAGAAGGGGATTAATCCAAGCATTGTTACATATAATACGGTAATTAATGGATTATGCAAATTTGGGAGGACTGCGGAGGCTGAGAAGATCTCAAAGGGCATATCTGGAGATACCATTACATATAGTACATTGCTACATGGGTATATTGAGGAAGAAAATACCTCTGGGATTTTGGAAACCAAGAGGAGATTGGAGGAAGCTGGAGTCTTTATGGATGTTGTTATGTGTAATATACTTATTAAAGCACTATTCATGGTGGGGGCATTTGAGGATGCTTACATACTGTACAAGGGAATGCCAGAGAAGGGTTTGACTGCAAATTCCATTACATACTGTACAATGATTGATGGGTACTGTAAAGTTGGTAGAATTGATGAGGCACTTGAGATATTTGATGAGTTCAGAAGGACACCACTTTCCTCAGTTGCATGTTATAATTGTATAATAAATTGGCTCTGTAAGCAGGGCATGGTAGATATGGCCACAGAGGTGTTTATTGAACTTAATCAGAAAAGCTTAACTTTGGATGATGGTATCTGCAAAATGCTTTTGAAGGCAACTTTTAAACAAAAAAGTGCAACTGGAGTTTTAAATTTGGTTCACAGAGTGGAAAATTTGAGGCCAGGTATGTATGATGTTATGAGCAATGTTGCGATCAGTTTCTTGTGCAAGAGAGGGTTTCATGAGTCTGCATTTGAAGTGTATGCAGTGATGAGGAGGGAAGGGTCGGTTGCAACGAGAAAAACTTATTATTCAATTTTAGATGGTCTAATTAATGATGGAAAAGAGTGGCTAACTCTGCCTCTTTTAAACATCTTTCTAAAAGAATATGGACTAGTTGAACCAAAAGTAAGCCAGATTCTTGCTTACCACATGTGCCTGAAGGATGTCAATGATGCTTTCTGCTTTTTAGAAAAGATCAAGGACAGACCTACAGCCATTACCTTGCCTATTTCTCTTTTCAAGACACTTATGAAGAAGGGTAAAGTTTTGGTTGCGTATCAGCTTTTCATGGAGGCTGAAGATAGTGTACCCGTTCTGGATGCATTTGATTATTCGCACATGGTTGATGGCCTTTGCAAGGGTGGATATATCAGTGAGGCACTAGATCTCTGTGGTTTTGCTAAATCTAAGGGAATCACCCTGAATATTATTGCTTATAATTCAGTTATAAATGGATTGTGCCGCCAAGGTCATCTTGTTGATGCATTTCGGCTATTTGATTCATTAGAGAGAATTAATTTGGTACCCTCAGAAATCACTTATGCTACATTGATTGATTCCCTACGTAGAGAGGGGTTTCTACTTGATGCAAAGCAATTATTTGAAAGCATGGTCCTCAAGGGGTTTAAACCGAATACACATGTATATAACTCTATTATTGATGGTTTTTGCAAAATTGGACATATGGAGGATGCCTTGAAGCTTCTTTGTGAATTGGACATGAAATCTCTTAGGCCTGATGAATTCACTGTTACTATTGTTATCAATGGCTTTTGCCAAAAGGGTGATATGGAAGGGGCTCTAAATTTCTTCACTGAGTTCAAAAGAAATGGTACATCACCTGATTTTTTGGGTTTCttaaatttgataagaggtttATGTGCCAAGGGAAGGATGGAAGAAGCCAGAAGTATCTTGAGAGAAATGCTTCAGTCTCAGTCTGTCCTGGAGCTAATAAATAGAGTTGATGTTGAGCTGGAAACAGAGTCATTGGAAAGCTTGCTTGTTTCACTGTGCGAGCAAGGAAGTATCCAAGAAGCAGTGACTGTCCTTAATGAAATCGCGTCCATGTTTTTCCCTGTTCGGAGTTCATCTATTGATCGCCATCAATCTCATAAACTACAGAAGCCTTGTGACAGCGAGGATCCTAAAACAGTTGCTTCAAAATCTGTAACTTCCATCAATGCAGATTCGGGTATTCAGTTTTCTGGTCGGAAGAAAGTAGAGAAGGTGGCAAAAACTTGTGATGTTATAGGGAGTAGGTCTCAGTTTCATGACTTTGATTATTACTATAAGCAAATTGCTTCACTGTGTTCGATAGGGGAGCTACAAAAGGCTAGTGAATTAGTAAAGGAAATAGTTTCTAATTTGGGCAAGAGTTGA